One Kangiella geojedonensis DNA segment encodes these proteins:
- a CDS encoding signal peptidase II, whose amino-acid sequence MINDSTQPMQLEAETVITTFENYGMAWGLYIGLTLLLAGLVWFAFRKQHFLLKWFFASVILAGALCFGHPAENVETYSPLILNTMVELFDGNTEQFMSDIKFIVLVWGILFIVGVGVWLLVRYLRKDKDDSGKAERQPRKPAKARKEKASKETSNKDKPMATPVEPTIGDDV is encoded by the coding sequence ATGATTAATGATTCTACTCAACCAATGCAGCTAGAAGCTGAAACCGTTATCACGACTTTTGAAAACTACGGTATGGCTTGGGGGCTATATATTGGGTTAACGTTGTTACTCGCGGGCTTGGTTTGGTTTGCATTCCGCAAGCAACATTTCTTGCTAAAGTGGTTTTTCGCCTCTGTGATTTTGGCTGGAGCTTTATGCTTCGGCCATCCCGCAGAAAATGTTGAAACCTACTCCCCTCTTATCCTCAACACCATGGTCGAATTGTTTGATGGCAACACTGAACAATTCATGAGCGACATCAAGTTTATAGTTCTGGTATGGGGAATATTGTTTATTGTAGGTGTTGGCGTTTGGTTACTGGTTCGTTACCTACGCAAGGATAAAGACGACTCTGGTAAAGCTGAAAGGCAGCCACGAAAGCCAGCCAAAGCTAGAAAAGAAAAAGCCTCCAAAGAAACATCGAATAAAGATAAGCCAATGGCGACTCCTGTAGAGCCAACCATCGGCGATGACGTCTAA
- the ggt gene encoding gamma-glutamyltransferase, whose amino-acid sequence MKKLLLTLTSTIFVALSSQAVADSSLPSIIDYQSSHHPTVAQNGMVVTRQYLASRVGRDILQKGGNAVDATIASGFALAVVLPVAGNIGGGGFMLVHDAESGETVAIDYREKAPANAHKDMYLDSDGNVDRQKARFSYLSVGVPGTVAGFELAHKKYGKLPWKDLVEPAIRLAEDGFVMNWDLASKLERRRTHLSQAEATKQVFYKSDGSTYKLGERFTQPDLAWSLKQIQQHGAKAFYQGEVGEKLVAAMEKHGGIITQQDLMSYQPSIREVIRGRYRDHDIVAMPLPSSGGVHIVQMLNVLEHFPLAELGSNTAKTIHLMAESMKYAYADRSKHLGDSDFYDVPVEWLTSKEYGSKIAKKISLDKVTPSTDIQPGVPSASESPETTQISVVDQWGNAVSNTYTLNYSFGTGLVADGTGILLNNEMDDFSAKPGTPNGYGLIGGEANAIEPNKRPLSSMTPVMVFKDGKLKLVTGSPGGSRIITAVLQIISNVIDHDMNIASATHTPRFHHQWLPDVLFVEKELNQDTVDLLETMGYKVKRSSTIGATQSIQIEDYIYGAADPRRPNAEATGY is encoded by the coding sequence ATGAAGAAGTTATTACTCACACTAACCAGCACTATCTTTGTTGCTCTAAGCTCTCAAGCCGTCGCGGATAGTAGTTTACCTAGTATTATTGACTACCAAAGTAGCCATCACCCAACGGTTGCTCAAAACGGTATGGTGGTGACTCGTCAATATCTAGCGAGCAGAGTTGGCCGTGATATCTTGCAAAAAGGCGGGAATGCCGTTGATGCGACTATTGCCTCCGGCTTTGCTTTGGCTGTGGTGTTGCCTGTCGCTGGAAATATCGGCGGTGGTGGCTTTATGTTAGTCCATGACGCAGAAAGTGGTGAAACTGTCGCTATCGATTATCGTGAAAAAGCGCCAGCTAATGCCCACAAGGATATGTATTTAGATTCTGATGGTAATGTCGATCGTCAAAAGGCTCGCTTTAGTTATTTATCAGTCGGCGTTCCAGGAACAGTAGCTGGTTTTGAATTAGCGCATAAAAAGTATGGCAAATTACCATGGAAAGATCTGGTGGAGCCTGCGATTCGACTGGCTGAAGATGGTTTTGTTATGAACTGGGACTTGGCTTCGAAGCTCGAAAGGCGGAGAACTCACTTAAGTCAAGCGGAAGCGACTAAGCAAGTGTTTTACAAGAGTGATGGTTCAACCTATAAACTTGGTGAGCGCTTCACGCAGCCTGATCTTGCTTGGTCTTTAAAACAGATCCAGCAACATGGTGCGAAAGCTTTTTATCAAGGCGAGGTTGGCGAAAAGTTAGTTGCGGCTATGGAAAAGCATGGTGGGATTATTACTCAGCAAGACTTGATGAGTTATCAACCGAGCATCCGTGAGGTAATCCGAGGGCGATATCGTGATCATGATATTGTCGCCATGCCTCTGCCGAGCTCAGGCGGTGTGCATATTGTCCAAATGCTCAATGTGTTGGAGCACTTCCCATTGGCTGAGCTGGGCTCAAATACCGCTAAAACGATTCACTTAATGGCTGAAAGCATGAAGTATGCGTATGCCGATCGAAGTAAGCATTTAGGCGACAGCGACTTTTACGATGTTCCTGTCGAATGGTTAACCAGCAAAGAATACGGAAGTAAAATTGCCAAGAAGATCAGTCTTGATAAAGTAACTCCGTCAACTGATATTCAGCCGGGCGTTCCATCTGCGTCAGAAAGCCCTGAAACAACCCAAATATCCGTCGTCGATCAGTGGGGTAATGCGGTTTCTAATACTTACACACTAAACTATTCGTTCGGGACTGGCCTAGTCGCTGATGGCACAGGTATTCTCTTGAATAACGAGATGGATGACTTTTCCGCGAAACCTGGCACGCCGAATGGCTATGGACTGATTGGTGGTGAGGCAAACGCTATTGAACCGAATAAGCGACCACTTAGCTCTATGACGCCAGTGATGGTGTTTAAAGATGGAAAGCTGAAACTAGTAACGGGAAGTCCGGGCGGAAGCCGTATTATCACGGCGGTACTGCAAATTATCAGCAACGTCATTGACCATGATATGAATATTGCTTCAGCGACACATACGCCACGTTTTCATCATCAATGGCTCCCTGACGTACTATTTGTCGAAAAGGAGCTCAATCAAGATACCGTCGATTTGCTAGAAACTATGGGCTACAAAGTCAAACGTAGCAGCACCATCGGTGCCACTCAGTCGATACAGATTGAAGATTATATTTACGGTGCTGCAGATCCGAGAAGGCCTAATGCTGAAGCCACAGGGTATTAA
- the rsxA gene encoding electron transport complex subunit RsxA codes for MGDYLLLFIGTVLVNNFVLVKFLGLCPFMGVSGKLETAIGMSVATTFVLTLASALSYIVNTYILAPMGMEYLQTLSFILVIAVMVQLTEMIIHKTSPILYRLLGIFLPLITTNCAVLGVALLNINEQHNFVQSVVYGFGAAVGFSLVLVLFAAMRERLAAADVPVPFKGASIAMITAGLMSLAFMGFSGLVKL; via the coding sequence ATGGGCGATTATTTACTGCTCTTTATTGGTACCGTTTTAGTCAACAATTTTGTGTTGGTAAAGTTTTTAGGACTTTGCCCTTTTATGGGTGTGTCTGGAAAGCTTGAGACGGCTATTGGTATGTCAGTCGCCACCACATTTGTTTTAACGCTGGCCTCTGCCCTGAGCTATATCGTGAACACCTATATTCTCGCGCCTATGGGAATGGAGTATCTGCAAACGCTATCCTTTATTTTGGTGATTGCTGTTATGGTGCAATTAACTGAAATGATCATTCATAAAACCAGTCCGATTCTTTATCGTTTACTGGGCATCTTTTTACCACTGATTACCACCAACTGCGCAGTATTAGGCGTTGCTTTATTAAACATTAATGAGCAGCACAACTTTGTGCAGTCTGTAGTCTATGGTTTTGGTGCCGCCGTCGGCTTTTCTTTAGTCTTAGTTTTGTTCGCTGCCATGCGCGAACGATTGGCCGCAGCGGACGTGCCGGTACCGTTTAAAGGCGCATCGATAGCCATGATTACCGCTGGCCTAATGTCATTAGCCTTTATGGGCTTCTCTGGCTTGGTCAAACTGTAG
- the rsxB gene encoding electron transport complex subunit RsxB, translating to MDLITAVIILAVLGLVFGGMLGFASIKFKVEGDPIVEQIDEILPQTQCGQCGYPGCKPYAEAIANGDEINKCPPGGEAGVKALADLLGREVIPLDEERGEEKPPSVAYIREDECIGCTKCIQACPVDAILGAPKLMHTVIIDECTGCDLCVEPCPVDCIDMVELPQTISSWKWQQPDQMIPVKELEAS from the coding sequence ATGGACTTAATTACCGCTGTCATTATTCTTGCAGTGCTTGGCCTGGTGTTTGGTGGGATGCTTGGTTTCGCCTCGATTAAATTTAAGGTCGAAGGCGATCCAATTGTTGAGCAAATTGATGAAATTCTACCCCAAACTCAATGCGGCCAATGTGGCTATCCGGGCTGTAAACCTTACGCTGAAGCGATTGCTAACGGCGATGAAATTAATAAGTGTCCACCAGGCGGTGAAGCTGGCGTCAAAGCGTTAGCAGACTTATTGGGACGCGAAGTCATTCCTTTGGATGAAGAACGTGGCGAGGAGAAGCCTCCTAGTGTTGCTTACATTCGCGAAGACGAGTGCATTGGTTGCACTAAATGCATTCAGGCCTGTCCCGTCGACGCAATTCTTGGCGCACCCAAATTAATGCACACCGTCATTATCGACGAGTGTACCGGTTGTGATTTGTGTGTAGAGCCCTGCCCTGTAGACTGCATTGATATGGTTGAGCTGCCTCAGACGATTTCAAGTTGGAAGTGGCAACAACCCGATCAAATGATCCCAGTTAAAGAATTAGAGGCGAGCTAA
- the rsxC gene encoding electron transport complex subunit RsxC: MERSSFVSEIPIYAIPGGIHPEEHKTRSNQADIRRLPLAEELVINLKGQAGNRSIPVVQVGDKVLKGQVIAECDGIFSAYQHAPTSGEIIAIENRTIAHPSGLDDLCIVLKPDGDDQWCELAPSSNIEEMDREAVLAQIFEKGIVGLGGASFPSHIKLKQHEGIHTLIINAAECEPYITCDDKLLQEHAHDVLLGAEIISKLYHDIDIIVGIEDNKPQAIDAVLQAREGLELNNIKLGVVPTKYPSGGEKQLIQLLTGKEVPHGKLPADLGLVMHNVGTCYAIHQALTEGKPLVERLVTLTGDNCKNPGNYWLPFGTPVKHLVQATGSENPKRLIMGGPMMGYQLPSADVGIVKATNCIIMSAEGELGLDQTALPCIRCGACMDACPASLLPQQLYWHAQADEFDKAEEYDLFDCIECGACAYVCPSHIPLVQHYRYAKSTIRNNRVEKIKAEKARERYEARQERLERVKREKAERHRKAAEARKKAAEEAGKKDAKKAAVQAALARVKAKKEAQQSTPNEADPDQSQADDNNSEGNN; this comes from the coding sequence ATGGAACGATCGAGTTTTGTCTCAGAAATACCGATTTATGCTATTCCGGGAGGCATTCACCCAGAAGAACATAAAACACGCTCCAATCAAGCTGACATACGCCGCTTACCTTTAGCTGAAGAGTTAGTGATCAACCTAAAAGGTCAAGCTGGCAACCGCTCAATTCCTGTAGTTCAAGTTGGTGACAAGGTGCTTAAAGGTCAGGTTATCGCTGAATGTGACGGCATTTTCAGTGCCTATCAGCATGCGCCTACCTCTGGTGAAATCATCGCGATAGAAAATCGCACTATTGCACACCCTTCAGGCTTAGATGATCTTTGCATCGTGCTTAAACCTGATGGTGACGATCAATGGTGCGAGTTAGCGCCCTCGTCCAACATTGAGGAAATGGATCGTGAAGCGGTACTGGCGCAAATCTTTGAAAAAGGCATTGTTGGCCTTGGTGGCGCTTCATTTCCAAGCCATATCAAACTCAAGCAACACGAGGGGATTCACACGCTCATCATCAACGCAGCTGAGTGCGAACCCTATATTACCTGCGACGATAAACTGCTACAGGAACATGCGCACGACGTCCTTCTCGGTGCAGAAATAATCAGTAAGCTGTATCACGATATCGACATCATCGTCGGCATTGAAGATAACAAACCGCAGGCGATAGACGCGGTCCTGCAAGCCCGCGAGGGACTTGAGTTAAATAATATCAAGCTAGGCGTGGTTCCGACCAAATACCCGAGTGGCGGCGAGAAACAGTTAATTCAACTGCTCACGGGCAAAGAAGTCCCTCATGGCAAGTTGCCTGCGGACTTAGGCCTTGTGATGCATAACGTTGGTACCTGCTATGCCATTCATCAAGCACTGACGGAAGGTAAGCCATTAGTCGAGCGATTAGTCACGTTAACCGGCGATAATTGCAAGAATCCGGGAAACTACTGGCTACCTTTTGGCACACCGGTTAAGCACCTCGTTCAAGCGACAGGCTCAGAGAATCCCAAGCGATTAATCATGGGCGGTCCAATGATGGGCTACCAGCTGCCTAGCGCCGACGTTGGTATTGTTAAAGCGACTAACTGTATCATCATGTCGGCAGAAGGCGAGCTTGGTTTGGATCAGACAGCCCTGCCCTGCATTCGTTGCGGTGCTTGTATGGATGCTTGTCCTGCATCACTTTTGCCCCAGCAGCTGTACTGGCATGCTCAAGCGGATGAATTCGACAAAGCCGAAGAGTATGACTTGTTTGACTGCATCGAGTGTGGTGCCTGCGCGTATGTCTGCCCAAGCCATATTCCTTTGGTACAACACTATCGTTATGCGAAGTCGACTATCCGCAATAACCGCGTGGAAAAAATCAAAGCCGAGAAAGCACGTGAACGTTATGAAGCTAGACAGGAGCGGCTTGAGCGTGTGAAGCGAGAAAAAGCAGAACGCCACCGCAAAGCAGCTGAAGCTCGTAAAAAAGCCGCGGAAGAAGCGGGAAAAAAGGATGCTAAAAAAGCGGCAGTACAAGCGGCACTTGCCCGCGTTAAAGCAAAGAAAGAAGCACAGCAGTCTACCCCAAACGAAGCTGACCCTGACCAGAGCCAAGCTGACGACAATAACTCAGAAGGAAATAACTAA
- the rsxD gene encoding electron transport complex subunit RsxD has protein sequence MALLSSPFAKKTNSVTQMMLWVIGATVPGLLVMIYFFGFGVLVNLLIACTTAIVTEALVLKLRQRPIAPILWDGSALVTAWLIALALPPLLPWWMTVLGTAFAIVFAKHVYGGLGNNIFNPAMVGYVLLLISFPLEMTTWLPPQSLAENPVGLVEAVSIIFTGSASNEATIDLLKQGVDGYTMATPLDHIKTELAQGYRIPEAETAPIIHGLSGVGWQWVNLAFLVGGIALMAKKVIGWQIPIAVLLGMGLISLPLFFANSDYYLFPMFHGFAGATMLGAFFIATDPVTASTTPKGRWIFGLGIGAITVLIRTFGGYPDAIAFAVLLMNMAVPMIDYYTKPRTYGHAAKKRKADGGAQ, from the coding sequence ATGGCTTTACTGTCATCGCCGTTTGCTAAAAAAACAAACTCCGTCACTCAAATGATGTTGTGGGTGATTGGCGCGACAGTGCCTGGCTTACTGGTTATGATTTATTTCTTCGGCTTTGGCGTGTTGGTTAACCTCTTAATTGCGTGCACAACAGCCATAGTGACCGAAGCATTGGTACTCAAATTACGTCAACGCCCCATTGCACCGATTCTATGGGATGGTAGTGCTTTAGTGACCGCTTGGTTAATCGCGCTAGCATTACCTCCCCTTCTTCCTTGGTGGATGACGGTCTTGGGCACCGCTTTTGCCATTGTTTTCGCCAAGCATGTCTATGGTGGGCTAGGAAACAATATATTTAATCCAGCCATGGTTGGGTATGTCTTACTACTAATTTCGTTTCCGCTCGAAATGACCACTTGGTTGCCGCCTCAGTCTTTGGCGGAAAATCCAGTCGGGCTGGTTGAAGCTGTTAGTATCATTTTTACGGGCTCAGCGTCGAATGAAGCGACTATTGACCTGCTAAAGCAAGGGGTGGATGGTTACACCATGGCAACGCCACTCGACCATATCAAAACTGAACTGGCTCAAGGCTACCGTATCCCTGAGGCGGAAACAGCACCGATTATCCATGGCCTATCAGGTGTAGGCTGGCAGTGGGTTAACCTTGCATTCCTTGTGGGTGGCATTGCACTGATGGCCAAAAAAGTCATTGGTTGGCAAATCCCTATTGCTGTACTGCTGGGCATGGGCTTAATTTCACTACCGCTATTCTTCGCCAACAGTGACTACTATCTATTCCCGATGTTTCATGGCTTTGCCGGAGCGACCATGCTAGGCGCCTTTTTCATCGCTACCGATCCGGTCACCGCCTCAACCACCCCCAAAGGGCGCTGGATATTCGGTTTAGGTATTGGCGCCATTACCGTACTAATTCGGACCTTCGGTGGCTATCCCGATGCGATTGCTTTTGCCGTATTGCTGATGAACATGGCAGTGCCGATGATTGATTATTACACTAAGCCGCGAACCTATGGGCATGCCGCAAAAAAACGCAAAGCTGACGGAGGAGCACAATAA
- the rsxG gene encoding electron transport complex subunit RsxG yields MLSKVISKNALILAAFAAVCVGLIAVTYFITRDTIAGEMKAALARTLDDLVPADQYNNDVHHDCTLIPADSDLGNTNPRQVYRMFNDNVPVALVMETVAPNGYSGKIRMVLGVYYDGTIAGLRVTEHKETPGLGDKVEVKKSDWILSFEGKSLNNPQIEKWKVKKDGGAFDAFTGATITPRAVVGQVAKALEYFGDNKDTLFNAPKNCVNPSGQPVESS; encoded by the coding sequence ATGCTGAGCAAAGTTATCAGTAAAAACGCTCTCATCCTAGCTGCGTTTGCCGCTGTTTGCGTAGGCTTAATCGCCGTTACCTATTTCATCACGCGCGACACAATCGCCGGCGAGATGAAGGCTGCGCTAGCGCGGACTCTTGACGATCTGGTGCCCGCTGACCAATACAACAACGATGTTCACCACGACTGTACGCTTATTCCTGCTGATTCGGATTTAGGCAATACAAATCCACGCCAAGTCTATCGCATGTTTAACGATAACGTACCCGTCGCTTTAGTGATGGAAACAGTCGCGCCAAATGGCTACAGCGGTAAAATACGCATGGTGTTAGGCGTCTATTACGATGGTACCATTGCCGGTCTCAGAGTGACCGAACACAAAGAAACACCAGGACTCGGCGATAAAGTTGAAGTCAAAAAAAGCGACTGGATTTTAAGTTTCGAAGGAAAGTCACTTAACAACCCACAGATTGAGAAGTGGAAAGTCAAAAAAGACGGCGGCGCCTTCGACGCCTTTACAGGGGCGACAATCACGCCAAGAGCAGTTGTAGGACAAGTCGCGAAAGCCCTAGAATACTTTGGTGACAATAAAGACACCTTATTTAACGCCCCTAAAAACTGTGTTAATCCATCTGGTCAGCCGGTAGAGTCGTCATGA
- a CDS encoding electron transport complex subunit E, producing MSDIDNKTIIKNGLWDNNPALVQLLGLCPLLAVSNTFINGLGLGLATLLVLAGSNASVSLVRHYIPKDIRIPIFVMMIASFVTNIGLLMNAYTYDLYLTLGIFIPLIVTNCAIIGRAEAFASKNSFFPSLLDGIMQGLGFTAVLCTLGGLREMIGQGTLFSGAEQLLGSWASHLEISFYLTDAKFLFAILPPGAFVALGILIAIKNIIDSRAAEKAKQRTNNQNISGDIITNE from the coding sequence ATGAGTGATATCGATAACAAAACCATCATCAAAAACGGCCTTTGGGACAATAACCCTGCCTTGGTTCAGTTGCTTGGTCTCTGCCCACTACTGGCGGTGAGCAATACCTTTATCAATGGCCTAGGCCTTGGCTTAGCCACCTTGTTAGTCCTTGCCGGGTCAAATGCTTCCGTTTCTCTAGTAAGACACTATATTCCCAAAGACATTCGTATCCCTATTTTCGTCATGATGATTGCCAGTTTCGTGACCAATATTGGTTTATTGATGAATGCTTATACCTACGACCTGTATTTAACACTCGGTATCTTCATCCCGTTAATCGTGACCAATTGCGCTATTATTGGCCGAGCAGAGGCTTTTGCTTCAAAAAACAGCTTCTTTCCATCGCTACTTGACGGCATCATGCAGGGACTCGGCTTCACAGCGGTACTCTGCACTTTAGGTGGCTTGCGTGAAATGATTGGTCAAGGCACCCTCTTTTCAGGCGCTGAACAACTTCTCGGTAGTTGGGCAAGTCATTTAGAAATATCTTTCTACCTTACCGATGCTAAGTTTTTATTCGCTATATTGCCACCAGGCGCTTTTGTCGCGCTCGGTATATTGATCGCCATTAAAAACATCATCGACAGTCGAGCTGCAGAAAAAGCAAAACAAAGAACGAATAATCAAAATATCAGTGGGGACATCATCACCAATGAATAA
- the nth gene encoding endonuclease III, with product MNKAKRQEIFERLREQNPNPQTELEYNSTFELLIAVILSAQATDVGVNKATRKLYPVANTPEAIYKLGEEGLKEYIKTIGLFNSKAKNVISCCKDLIEKHDSVVPDNRKDLEALAGVGRKTANVVLNTAFRQPAMAVDTHIFRVSNRTKIAPGKTVRKVEDALLKFVPKEFILDAHHWLILHGRYTCVARKPRCGSCIIEDLCEFKEKTSD from the coding sequence ATGAATAAAGCGAAACGCCAAGAGATATTTGAGCGATTACGTGAGCAAAATCCTAACCCGCAAACCGAGCTCGAATACAACTCGACCTTTGAGCTACTAATCGCCGTAATCCTTTCTGCTCAAGCTACCGACGTCGGAGTTAACAAAGCCACGCGCAAGCTTTACCCTGTCGCCAATACGCCAGAAGCCATTTATAAGCTCGGCGAAGAAGGACTAAAGGAGTACATCAAAACCATTGGTTTATTTAACAGCAAAGCTAAAAACGTCATATCCTGCTGTAAAGATCTGATAGAAAAGCACGACTCAGTTGTGCCCGACAACCGTAAAGATCTAGAAGCCTTAGCTGGGGTTGGTCGCAAAACGGCGAATGTTGTTCTCAATACGGCTTTCCGCCAGCCCGCAATGGCGGTCGATACCCATATATTCAGAGTTTCAAACCGTACCAAAATTGCCCCTGGTAAAACGGTTAGAAAAGTTGAAGATGCCCTGCTTAAGTTTGTCCCTAAAGAATTTATACTGGATGCACACCATTGGTTGATTCTCCATGGTCGCTACACCTGCGTTGCCCGTAAGCCTCGCTGCGGCTCCTGTATTATTGAAGATTTGTGTGAATTCAAAGAAAAAACTTCTGATTAA
- a CDS encoding M6 family metalloprotease domain-containing protein encodes MMINRLLLGVGVLAWSTGALAGKPYIEHEYEYVQPNGDVVTIYLNGHDYFGEQHSRTGELVIYDESLGGLAYAIVNEDKTELISTGELVSSSDFNPQTNRYVRRGGLSSGEKKEGSEENKEEKLGEETEQQQLIIKTREQALKERATYARGNVQGLTILIQFPDEPSTLTQSQIDEFLNGQNYTEFGNRSSVKAYFEEASNGTLNYSNTVTRYYTAQNNKSYYTDDDHSSTVRSRELITEALNWLENAEGFDFSTLSTDANNQIMSLNVFYAGDTDSAWSRGLWPHMGKLIPGFCADGVCTDRYQIQSMSNKLELGPIVHETAHLLFRWPDLYDYDESSFGSVADFGLMGLGAAKTDTKHNPVAPNGYFRYLAGWVDATELNPDVNPDAIQGQLSHTSGANNIFRWSNPNRPGEAFYVENIHQSGLNEFQPDSGLAIWHVDPDGENNNEALPFVQMEHADGNRDPENAANQGDSTDLFEGGSFDYNAPATGSGQTNSMWSDGSESGLYIHGISLASPTMSFTVGQEEAGNTQPTASHHFSNFLYHNELRVEPHGGWFYTEGGTFTFTLEGPSTADFDLYLQEWNGSQWVYVAASQSLSSSESIQYATQHGYYRVIVHSYYGSGYYDLKVY; translated from the coding sequence ATGATGATAAATAGATTGCTACTAGGGGTAGGCGTTCTAGCATGGAGCACAGGAGCGTTAGCAGGCAAACCTTACATAGAACATGAATATGAATACGTCCAACCTAATGGCGATGTAGTTACAATCTACTTAAATGGCCATGACTACTTTGGCGAACAACACAGCCGAACTGGTGAATTAGTTATTTATGACGAGTCGCTTGGCGGCTTGGCTTATGCAATCGTCAACGAAGACAAAACTGAACTCATTTCTACCGGGGAACTGGTAAGCTCAAGCGACTTTAACCCACAGACAAACCGTTACGTTCGTCGCGGAGGTTTAAGTTCAGGCGAAAAGAAAGAAGGCTCGGAAGAGAATAAAGAAGAAAAGCTGGGCGAAGAAACCGAACAACAACAACTTATCATAAAAACCAGAGAGCAAGCGCTTAAAGAAAGAGCCACCTATGCTAGAGGTAATGTGCAAGGGCTAACCATACTTATACAGTTTCCTGATGAACCCAGTACTTTAACTCAATCCCAAATTGACGAATTCCTGAATGGTCAAAACTATACAGAGTTTGGCAATCGCTCATCGGTAAAAGCCTACTTCGAAGAAGCCTCAAATGGCACATTAAACTACTCCAACACCGTCACGCGTTACTACACGGCTCAGAACAACAAATCTTATTATACCGATGACGATCATAGCTCGACGGTCCGTTCACGTGAATTAATTACAGAAGCATTAAACTGGTTAGAGAATGCAGAAGGCTTTGATTTTTCAACACTGTCTACCGACGCAAATAACCAAATCATGAGCTTAAACGTCTTTTACGCTGGTGATACAGACAGCGCTTGGTCACGAGGCCTATGGCCTCACATGGGCAAGCTAATCCCTGGCTTCTGCGCTGATGGCGTATGTACCGATCGTTACCAGATCCAGAGCATGAGTAATAAGCTTGAATTAGGCCCTATCGTACACGAAACCGCTCACCTACTCTTCCGCTGGCCTGACTTGTACGACTACGATGAGTCCTCATTTGGATCAGTTGCTGACTTTGGTTTGATGGGTTTAGGTGCTGCAAAAACCGACACCAAACACAATCCTGTCGCCCCAAATGGCTACTTCCGGTACTTAGCTGGATGGGTAGATGCAACTGAGCTAAACCCTGACGTTAACCCAGATGCCATTCAAGGACAGCTTAGCCATACATCTGGCGCTAACAATATTTTCCGTTGGTCTAACCCGAATCGACCTGGGGAAGCCTTCTACGTCGAGAATATTCATCAGAGTGGACTGAATGAATTTCAACCGGACTCTGGCCTAGCAATCTGGCATGTAGATCCTGATGGAGAGAATAACAACGAAGCATTGCCGTTTGTACAAATGGAACATGCCGATGGTAATCGGGACCCTGAAAATGCAGCAAATCAAGGGGACAGTACAGATTTATTTGAAGGTGGAAGTTTTGATTACAACGCCCCAGCTACAGGTAGTGGGCAGACTAACTCAATGTGGTCTGATGGCTCAGAGTCAGGACTATATATTCATGGCATCAGCTTAGCTTCTCCAACCATGAGCTTTACCGTTGGCCAAGAGGAAGCGGGAAATACCCAGCCCACGGCAAGTCATCACTTTAGCAACTTCCTCTACCATAACGAGCTAAGGGTCGAGCCACACGGCGGTTGGTTCTACACAGAAGGTGGAACCTTTACCTTTACTCTGGAAGGGCCAAGCACCGCAGACTTTGACCTATACCTACAAGAGTGGAATGGTAGTCAATGGGTCTATGTTGCTGCATCTCAGTCACTAAGCTCGTCTGAGTCGATCCAATATGCGACACAACATGGTTATTATCGCGTGATTGTACATTCATATTACGGCTCTGGTTACTATGATTTAAAAGTGTACTAG